The following proteins come from a genomic window of Maribacter sp. HTCC2170:
- a CDS encoding DinB family protein: MERLFNITLQNRKLLYKILKNTPKEQLITIPDGYRNSIWWNIAHVVVTQQLLVYKLSGQEMKVPTAIVDKFKKGTVPDGTATDEEMDMIKGFLFSTVEWAQGDYESGLFKDFNEYMTSANVALNNVEDAIVFNTFHEGIHLGVILSLQKALMK; the protein is encoded by the coding sequence TTGGAAAGATTATTCAATATTACACTTCAGAACAGAAAATTACTTTATAAAATCCTTAAGAATACACCAAAAGAGCAATTGATTACTATTCCTGATGGGTATCGCAACAGTATCTGGTGGAACATTGCCCATGTAGTGGTAACCCAGCAACTACTGGTTTACAAATTAAGTGGTCAAGAGATGAAAGTCCCGACTGCGATTGTTGACAAATTCAAAAAAGGAACTGTTCCTGACGGGACGGCTACCGATGAAGAAATGGATATGATCAAAGGCTTTCTTTTCTCCACGGTGGAATGGGCACAAGGCGATTACGAAAGTGGGTTATTCAAAGATTTTAATGAATATATGACCAGTGCCAATGTTGCATTGAATAATGTAGAGGATGCTATTGTTTTCAATACTTTTCACGAAGGCATACATCTAGGTGTGATCTTATCTCTTCAGAAGGCATTGATGAAATAG